The Equus caballus isolate H_3958 breed thoroughbred chromosome 13, TB-T2T, whole genome shotgun sequence genome includes a window with the following:
- the VASN gene encoding vasorin → MRSRIPPPLLLLLLLLAPGPGVQSCPSGCQCNQPQTVFCTARRGTTVPRDVPPDTTGLYVFENGITTLDVGSFAGLPGLQLLDLSQNQIASLPSGVFQPLTNLSNLDLTANRLREITNGTFRGLRRLERLYLGKNRIRHIQPGAFDALDRLLELKLQDNELRALPPLHLPRLLLLDLSHNSLPALEPGALDTANVEALRLAGLGLRHLDEGLFGRLRNLHDLDVSDNQLEHVPPAIWGLRGLTRLRLAGNTRIAQLRPEDLAGLAALQELDLSNLSLQALPHELSGLFPRLRLLAAARNPFNCVCPLSWFGPWVRESRVALISSEETRCHFPPKNAGRLLLELDYADFGCPATTTTATVPTMRPAAWEPTLSPSSLAPTWLSPTEPATEAPSLPPAAPPTVGPVPQPQDCPTSICLNGGTCHLEARGHLKCLCPEGFTGLYCESQVQQGPRPSPAPATLRPPRPLPLGIEPASPTSLRVGLQRYLQGSAVQLRSLRLTYRNLSGPDKRPVTLRLPASLAEYTVTQLRPNATYSICVRPLGAGRVPEGEEACGEARTPAAVRSSHAPVTQAREGNLPLLIAPALAAVLLAALAAVGAAYCVRRGRAAAAAAQGKGQVGPGAGPLELEGVKAPLEPGPKVTEGGGEALPSGPECEVPLMGYPGPGPQGPLPAKPYI, encoded by the coding sequence ATGCGCTCCAGGatccccccacccctgctgctgctgctgctgctgctggccccgGGGCCTGGGGTGCAGAGCTGCCCATCTGGCTGCCAGTGCAACcagccacagacagtcttctGCACTGCCCGCCGGGGGACCACGGTGCCCCGTGACGTGCCGCCCGACACAACGGGCCTGTACGTCTTCGAGAACGGCATCACCACACTCGACGTAGGCAGCTTTGCTGGCCTGCCGGGCCTGCAGCTCCTGGACCTGTCACAGAACCAGATCGCGAGCCTGCCCAGTGGGGTCTTCCAACCGCTCACCAACCTCAGCAACCTGGACCTGACTGCCAACAGGCTGCGAGAGATCACCAACGGGACCTTCCGTGGCCTGCGGCGCCTTGAGCGCCTCTACCTGGGCAAGAACCGTATCCGCCACATCCAGCCTGGCGCCTTTGATGCACTCGACCGCCTCCTGGAGCTCAAGCTGCAGGACAATGAGCTGCGGGCGCTGCCTCCACTGCACCTGCCGCGCCTGCTGCTGCTCGACCTCAGCCACAACAGCCTCCCTGCCCTGGAGCCTGGCGCCCTGGACACCGCCAACGTGGAGGCACTTCGGCTCGCCGGCCTGGGGCTGCGGCACCTGGACGAGGGGCTCTTTGGCCGCCTGCGCAACCTCCATGACCTGGATGTGTCTGACAACCAGCTGGAGCACGTGCCGCCCGCCATCTGGGGCCTCCGGGGCCTGACGCGCCTGCGGCTGGCTGGCAATACCCGCATTGCCCAGCTGCGGCCTGAGGACCTGGCTGGGCTGGCAGCCCTGCAAGAGCTGGACCTCAGCAACCTGAGCCTGCAGGCCCTGCCGCATGAGCTCTCAGGCCTCTTCCCCCGCCTGCGGCTCCTGGCGGCCGCCCGCAACCCCTTCAACTGCGTGTGTCCCCTGAGCTGGTTCGGCCCTTGGGTTCGGGAGAGCCGCGTGGCACTGATCAGCTCCGAGGAGACACGCTGCCACTTCCCGCCCAAGAATGCCGGCCGGCTGCTCCTGGAACTCGACTACGCTGACTTTGGCTGCCCGGCCACCACTACCACAGCCACGGTGCCCACCATGAGGCCCGCAGCCTGGGAgcccaccctctcaccttccagcctGGCTCCCACTTGGCTGAGCCCCACAGAGCCTGCCACGGAAGCACCTAGCCTGCCCCCCGCCGCCCCACCCACTGTGGGgcctgtcccccagccccaggactgCCCAACATCCATCTGCCTCAACGGGGGCACCTGCCACCTGGAGGCACGGGGCCACCTGAAGTGCCTGTGCCCCGAGGGCTTCACAGGCTTGTACTGTGAGAGCCAGGTGCAGCAGGGCCCAaggcccagccccgccccagccACGCTGAGGCCGCCCCGGCCCCTGCCCCTGGGCATCGAGCCTGCGAGCCCCACGTCCCTGCGGGTGGGCCTGCAGCGCTACCTGCAGGGCAGCGCCGTGCAGCTCAGGAGCCTGCGCCTCACCTACCGCAATCTGTCGGGCCCCGACAAGCGGCCGGTGACGCTACGGCTGCCCGCCTCCCTTGCTGAGTACACGGTAACCCAGCTGCGGCCCAATGCCACTTACTCCATCTGTGTCAGGCCCCTGGGGGCTGGGCGGGTACCCGAAGGCGAGGAAGCCTGTGGGGAGGCCCGCACGCCCGCTGCTGTCCGCTCTAGCCATGCCCCGGTCACCCAGGCCCGTGAGGGCAACTTGCCACTCCTCATCGCCCCTGCCCTGGCGGCCGTGCTCCTGGCTGCGCTGGCTGCCGTGGGGGCAGCCTACTGTGTGCGCCGGGGTCgggctgcagcagctgcagctcaGGGCAAAGGGCAGGTGGGGCCAGGAGCTGGGCCCTTGGAGCTGGAGGGGGTGAAGGCCCCCTTGGAGCCAGGCCCCAAGGTGACTGAGGGTggtggggaggccctgcccagtgGGCCTGAGTGCGAGGTACCGCTCATGGGCTacccagggcctggccctcagGGACCCCTACCTGCTAAGCCCTACATCTAA
- the CORO7 gene encoding coronin-7 isoform X6, which translates to MNESLMPLLDPDSGLLVLAGKGESQLSCYEVAPQQPALSPVTQCLLESALRGAALVPRRALAVMGCEVLRVLQLSDTAIMPISYHVPRKVRGSWVRGWEGLRNLGLTSHVLVCHQTVEFHQDLFPDTAGCVPASDPHAWWAGSNQQVGPRPGGPLLASTSLWKPTGSSPIHWPAVRPCALSAVLCPHPYPSCLSPQVQRVSLHPARRPRSSFTSRLVYPAEPPADVASPAETPVGDVDPSEGFSSPPSSLTSPSTPSSLGPSLSSTSGISTSPSQRSLQSLLGPSSKFRHAQGTVLHRDSHITNLKGLNLTTPGESDGFCANQLRVAVPLLSSGGQVAVLELRKPGRLPDTALPTLQNGAAVTDLAWDPFDPHRLAVAGEDARIRLWRVPPEGLEKVLTTPEAVLTGHTEKIYSLRFHPLAANILASSSYDLTIRIWDLQAGAERLRLQGHQDQIFGLAWSPDGQQLATVCKDGRLRVYKPRSGADPLQEGPGPEGARGARIVWVCNGLCLLVSGFDSRSERQLLLYSAQALAGGPLAILGLDVAPSTLLPSYDPDTGLVLLTGKGDTRVFLYELLPEAPFFLECNSFTSSDPHKGFVLLPKSECDVREVEFARCLRLRQTSLEPVAFRLPRVRKEFFQDDVFPDTAITWEPVLSAKAWLEGANGQPRLLSLQPPGMTPVSQAPREAPARRAPSSALYLEEKSDQQKKEELLNAMVAKLGNREDPLPQDSFEGVDEDEWD; encoded by the exons atgaatga GTCTCTGATGCCCCTGCTGGACCCAGACTCCGGGCTCCTGGTCCTGGCAGGAAAG GGTGAGAGTCAGCTGTCCTGCTACGAGGTGGCCCCACAGCAGCCAGCACTGAGCCCTG TGACCCAGTGCCTCCTGGAGAGTGCGCTGAGGGGGGCGGCACTCGTGCCCCGGCGGGCGCTGGCCGTCATGGGCTGCGAGGTGCTCCGTGTCCTGCAGCTGAGTGACACGGCCATCATGCCCATCAGCTATCACGTGCCCCGCAAGGTGAGGGGGTCTTgggtgaggggctgggagggcctGAGGAACCTGGGCCTCACCAGCCATGTGCTTGTCTGCCACCAGACTGTAGAGTTCCATCAGGACCTGTTCCCAGACACTGCAGGCTGTGTGCCTGCCTCTGACCCCCACGCCTGGTGGGCTGGGAGCAACCAGCAGGTAGGACCAAGGCCTGGCGGGCCACTCCTGGCCTCCACCAGCCTCTGGAAGCCCACTGGCAGCAGCCCCATTCACTGGCCCGCAGTCCGGCCGTGCGCTCTCTCAGCTGTCCTGTGCCCCCATCCCtatccctcctgcctctccccacaggTGCAGAGGGTCAGCCTCCACCCAGCCCGCCGGCCCCGCTCCAGCTTCACTTCCCGCTTGGTGTACCCTGCCGAGCCCCCCGCTGATGTGGCCAGTCCTGCGGAGACGCCTGTGGGCGACGTGGACCCCAGT GAgggcttctcctcccctcccagctcgCTGACCTCGCCCTCCACGCCCTCCAGCCTGGGGCCCTCGCTCTCCAGCACCAGCGGCATCAGCACCAGCCCTAGCCAGAGGTCACTGCAGAGCCTGCTGG GCCCCAGTTCCAAGTTCCGCCATGCTCAGGGCACCGTCCTGCACCGAGACAGCCACATCACCAACCTCAAGGGGCTCAACCTCACCACACCCGGCGAGAGCGACGGCTTCTGTGCCAACCAGCTGCGTGTGGCCGTGCCCCTGCTGAGTAGCGGTGGGCAGGTGGCTGTGCTTGAG CTGCGGAAGCCTGGCCGCCTGCCTGACACAGCACTGCCCACGCTGCAGAATGGGGCAGCCGTGACCGATCTGGCCTGGGACCCCTTTGACCCCCACCGCCTTGCTGTGG CTGGGGAAGACGCCAGGATCCGACTGTGGCGGGTGCCCCCTGAGGGCCTGGAGAAGGTGCTCACCACTCCTGAGGCTGTGCTCACAG GCCACACAGAAAAGATCTACTCTCTGCGCTTCCACCCGCTGGCAGCCAACATACTGGCCTCCTCTTCCTATGACCTTACCATCCGGATCTGGGACCTTCAAGCTGGAGCTGAGCGGCTGAGGCTACAGGGCCACCAGGACCAG ATCTTTGGCCTGGCCTGGAGTCCTGACGGGCAGCAGCTGGCCACTGTCTGCAAGGACGGGCGCTTGCGGGTCTACAAGCCCCGGAGTGGCGCTGATCCACTACAG GAAGGCCCAGGGCCCGAGGGGGCCCGTGGAGCCCGCATTGTCTGGGTGTGTAATGGTCTCTGTCTGCTGGTGTCTGGCTTTGACAG CCGAAGTGAGCGCCAGCTACTCCTGTACTCGGCCCAGGCCCTGGCCGGTGGCCCCTTGGCAATACTGGGGCTGGACGTGGCTCCCTCGACCCTGCTGCCCAGCTACGACCCAGACACTGGCCTGGTGCTACTCACAGGCAAG GGTGACACCCGCGTGTTCCTGTACGAGCTGCTCCCCGAGGCCCCTTTCTTCCTGGAGTGCAACAGCTTCACGTCCTCTGACCCCCACAAG GGCTTTGTCCTCCTGCCCAAGTCTGAGTGTGACGTGCGGGAAGTGGAGTTTGCCCGATGCCTGCGGCTTCGCCAGACATCCCTGGAGCCCGTCGCCTTCCGGCTGCCCCGAGTCAGG AAAGAGTTCTTCCAGGATGACGTGTTCCCGGACACAGCCATCACCTGGGAGCCGGTACTCAGTGCCAAGGCCTGGCTGGAAGGCGCTAACGGGCAACCCCGGCTTCTCAGCCTGCAGCCCCCTGGCATGACCCCAG tgAGCCAGGCCCCCCGTGAAGCCCCTGCCCGGCGGGCCCCATCCTCAGCGCTCTACCTGGAAGAGAAGTCGGACcagcaaaagaaggaagag CTGCTGAATGCCATGGTGGCGAAATTGGGGAACCGGGAGGACCCACTCCCCCAGGATTCCTTCGAAGGTGTGGACGAGGACGAGTGG GACTAG
- the PAM16 gene encoding mitochondrial import inner membrane translocase subunit TIM16: protein MAKYLAQIIVMGAQVVGRAFARALRQEFAASRAAADARGRAGHQSAAASNLSGLSLQEAQQILNVSKLSPEEIQKNYEHLFKVNDKSVGGSFYLQSKVVRAKERLDEELRIQAQEDREREQTPPT, encoded by the exons ATG GCCAAGTACCTGGCCCAGATCATCGTGATGGGGGCGCAGGTGGTGGGCAGGGCCTTCGCCCGGGCCCTGCGGCAGGAGTTTGCAG CCAGCCGGGCAGCAGCTGATGCCCGGGGACGCGCCGGACACCAGTCTGCAGCCGCCTccaacctctctggcctcagcctCCAGGAGGCACAGCAGATTCTCAACGTCTCCAAGCTGAGCCCCGAGGAGATCCAGAAG AACTACGAACACCTTTTCAAGGTGAACGATAAATCCGTGGGCGGTTCCTTCTACCTGCAGTCAAAG GTAGTTCGAGCGAAGGAGCGCCTTGATGAGGAACTCAGaatccaggcccaggaggacagagagagagagcagacgCCCCCAACGTGA